Part of the Bacteroidales bacterium genome is shown below.
TTTATCGGAGCTATCCACCGTATGGCTGCTTTTATAGACAACCAGATTGAACTGGTATGCGGCTGTTTCAGCATAGATCCGGACATATCCCTGTCTTCGGGACGTTCTTATTACCTTCCCGATAACCGTATTTATAAGACATACCAGGAGATGTTCGAAAATGAAGTGAAGTTACCGGAAAATGAACGCATGGATTTTGTGACCATCGTAACGCCCAACCTCTTTCATTTCGAACCGGCCATGATGGCCCTTGAACAAGGCTTTCACGTAGTACTCGACAAGCCTATGACGTTCAGCCTGGAGCAGGCTCATCAATTAAAGGACAAAGTAAACGAAACCGGTCTTACATTGGCGCTGACCCATGTCTATTCGGGCTACCCTGCCGTAAAAGAAGCCAAAGCACGCATCGCACGCGGTGATTTCGGACAAATCCGCAAGGTATATGTTGAATATCCCCAGGGATGGTTATCCTCGCGGATTGAACTGGAAGGCGGAAATAATGCCGGATGGCGTACCGACCCGAAACGTTCCGGAAAAGCCGGCGCTATGGGTGATATAGGCACACATGCATGGCATCTGGCGGAATATATTACCGGACTAAAAGTAACCGAGCTCTGTGCAGAGATCAAGGCTTTTGCCCCCGGCCGGCCGATCGATGATGATGGTGCAGCGCTCCTGCGTTATGAAAACGGAGCTACAGGGGTACTGATCGCGTCCCAGATAGTTGCCGGCGAAGCCAATCCTTTCGCCATCCGCGTATATGGTGAAAAAGGCGGTATAGAATGGAAGCAGATGGATCCCAATATCCTATGGCTAAAATGGACCAACCGACCGACGGAAAAGATAGATATCGGCAACAACGGACCATTATCCCCCGTTGCATTATACAATACACGCACACCTGCAGGGCATCCTGAAGGATTCATCGAAGCCTTTGCCAATATATACCGTAACTTTGCCTATACGGTACAGGCTAAAATGACAGGAGAACAACCGAAAACGGAATGGCTGGATTTTCCAAATGTAGAAGACGGTCTACGGGGAATGCAGTTTATCGAAACAGTTGTTACGGCAGGTTACGATGACAGCCGTAAATGGGTAAAATGGATTGAATAAATAAGCACCCAGTGCTATTTATTATAACCTTAAGCTACACTGATCATGTTGATTACGATAAGAAAGCATATCATTAATTGTTTTATATTACTTAAAAACCGATCATTTTCAATTATAAATTTTTAATTATTATGGCAAGACCGGTTACCATATTTACAGGACAATGGGCAGACCTCGACTTCGAGGTTGTCTGCCAGAAAGCAAAAGCCATGGGTTATGACGGCCTCGAGCTGGCATGTTGGGGAAATCATTTCGAAGTGGATAAGGCTGATGATGCTTATTGCAAAAACCGCAGGGAAATCATGGAAGGATACGGACTGCAATTATTTTCAGTATCCACCCATCTGTTGAGTCAATGTGTGTGCGATCCCATCGATGAACGGCACAAATCCATAGCTCCCGATTATGTATGGGGCGACGGGGATCCGGAAGGTGTGCGGCAACGGGCTGCAGAAGAGATGATCCGTACGGCACAGGCTGCCCACCGGTTGGGAGTAAAAGTTGTCAATGGTTTTACAGGTAGCTCCATCTGGCACCTGGCCTATTCCTTTCCCGCCGTTCCTGAATCAATGATCGACCGCGGATATGAAGACTTTGCACAGCGATGGACGCCAATCTTTGATGAATTCCAGAAACTCAGCATGCGTTATGCCCTCGAGGTACATCCTACCGAGATTGCATTCGATATCGCTTCGGCAGAAAGAGCGCTAAAAGCAGTGAATTACCATCCGGCCTTCGGATTTAATTACGACCCCAGTCATTTCGGATATCAGGGAGTGGATTATGTCAATTTTATCTACAAATTTGCCGACCGTATTTTCCACGTGCACATGAAGGACGTGGGCTGGAGTTCCAAACCGATGGAAGCCGGAATCTTCGGAGGGCATCTGCCGTTCGGCGATCGTCGCCGTTATTGGGATTTCCGTAGTGTCGGCCGTGGTGATATTGATTTCGAAGAAATTATCCGTGCCTTAAACAGGATCAATTACAACGGCCCTCTCTCCATTGAATGGGAAGACAGCGGAATGGACCGTGAACATGGGGCTGCAGAATCATGCGAATATGTGAAAGGAATTGATTTCACACCATCTGATATAGCTTTTGATTCGGCTTTCGATAAGGAAAATCAATAGAGACGTTATCCTGTTAAAAGTAAAAAAGCTGCCAATGGCAGCTTTTTTACTTTTAACAGGATAAGACTTGTTTTATTTCACCATTTTCCTGAACTATGAAATATTTTAATAGTATGCAAAATATGTTTAGATGATCCGATATAAAGATTTAGTAAGATTCAAATGATCCTTGTCTGGATCCCGGGGAAGTACTTTTCTTTTTCCCTCCCATCGTATTGAACCGGTATGATAAAGATACCAATACATAACTGGTCAGTAGGTTAGATTCCCTGTCTTCAATATAATTTGCCGTCACATTCCGTGATATGCTCAGTCTTTGCTGC
Proteins encoded:
- a CDS encoding Gfo/Idh/MocA family oxidoreductase encodes the protein MKRKLRMGMVGGGSDAFIGAIHRMAAFIDNQIELVCGCFSIDPDISLSSGRSYYLPDNRIYKTYQEMFENEVKLPENERMDFVTIVTPNLFHFEPAMMALEQGFHVVLDKPMTFSLEQAHQLKDKVNETGLTLALTHVYSGYPAVKEAKARIARGDFGQIRKVYVEYPQGWLSSRIELEGGNNAGWRTDPKRSGKAGAMGDIGTHAWHLAEYITGLKVTELCAEIKAFAPGRPIDDDGAALLRYENGATGVLIASQIVAGEANPFAIRVYGEKGGIEWKQMDPNILWLKWTNRPTEKIDIGNNGPLSPVALYNTRTPAGHPEGFIEAFANIYRNFAYTVQAKMTGEQPKTEWLDFPNVEDGLRGMQFIETVVTAGYDDSRKWVKWIE
- a CDS encoding sugar phosphate isomerase/epimerase, encoding MARPVTIFTGQWADLDFEVVCQKAKAMGYDGLELACWGNHFEVDKADDAYCKNRREIMEGYGLQLFSVSTHLLSQCVCDPIDERHKSIAPDYVWGDGDPEGVRQRAAEEMIRTAQAAHRLGVKVVNGFTGSSIWHLAYSFPAVPESMIDRGYEDFAQRWTPIFDEFQKLSMRYALEVHPTEIAFDIASAERALKAVNYHPAFGFNYDPSHFGYQGVDYVNFIYKFADRIFHVHMKDVGWSSKPMEAGIFGGHLPFGDRRRYWDFRSVGRGDIDFEEIIRALNRINYNGPLSIEWEDSGMDREHGAAESCEYVKGIDFTPSDIAFDSAFDKENQ